The DNA sequence AAATAAATACACCCCTCTCTATCATTAATGTAAATATTGATCTTTACAACAGAAAATATGAACAAAACAAATATATGCAGAGAATGAAAGCTGCCGCAAAAGTACTTTCTAATATCTACAATGATATGGACTATCTTATAAAATATGAACGCTTGCATCATGAAAAAAAAGATATAGATCTTGCCGAGTTTTTAAAAGAACGTATAGAGTATTTTAATGAAGTTGCCAAAATGAAAAATATTCAGATCAATGCATCAATACAGGAGTGCGGAATGGTATATATGAATGACAAAGAACTGCAGCGTCTCATAGACAACAATATATCCAATGCCATAAAATACTCGTATGAAAATTCAAATATTGATATTACTCTTTTTAGGAAAAATGAAAAATGCCATTTGAGTTTTAAAGACTATGGTGTAGGCATTGAAAAAGTTGAAAAGATATTTAGCCGATATTACAGAGAAGACAGCAGCAAAGGCGGTTTTGGAATAGGGCTCAATATAGTAAAAGCAATCATAGACAAAGAAAATATAGAACTTAAAATAGAGTCACTTCCGAAGCAGGGAAGTCTGTTTATCTACACATTTCCTAAAAAAAAGACAAATTAAATATAAATAAAACTGATTTTACATAAATTTTACATTTAGTAGTTACACTTACTCCATAAAACAAATAGGAGGAACGAGAATGAAGAAAACTGTTATGATGTCATTACTTGTGGGTGTTTCATTATTTGCTACTGATTATAGCAAAGTAATAACACATCCGGATGCGAGTA is a window from the Sulfurimonas hydrogeniphila genome containing:
- a CDS encoding sensor histidine kinase; this encodes MKDNKYSAKYALIYTFLVSGILLTPLFFYFVYMKNIHSIQNELFLKEKSLLVVKAMEEFNQDDEYFEYPRFKTFQSGLYDEGFHPIFTLIDTPINYFKEGYYLEGNNAYLIVTLPKERYFGARYLVLKNEISFAPVYEKVFIILFTIVVFVFILSLFFLGSFAKPFQRINKQLDNFIKDSMHEINTPLSIINVNIDLYNRKYEQNKYMQRMKAAAKVLSNIYNDMDYLIKYERLHHEKKDIDLAEFLKERIEYFNEVAKMKNIQINASIQECGMVYMNDKELQRLIDNNISNAIKYSYENSNIDITLFRKNEKCHLSFKDYGVGIEKVEKIFSRYYREDSSKGGFGIGLNIVKAIIDKENIELKIESLPKQGSLFIYTFPKKKTN